The sequence AAGTCTCTTCCAAAATGGTCCAAAGCCGGGGTCTTGCTCTTTTTCCTTTTCCTTCCGTAGGAGGAAGGTTTCCCCTGCTGGATATTTTTTAGTTCTTCATAAGCTTCTTTGTAATCGATATCATACATCGATAGAACCTGAGCCGCTACACCTTCCTCATCCCTCAAAAGTGCTAAAAGGATGTGCTCGGTATCTATCTCTTTGGCTTTCAAAGCCCTGGCTTCTTGGCTTGAAACCTCTAAGGTCTTCTTAGCTCTTGCAGTCAAAGGAAGTTGGCCCATAGTCAAAGTCCCGCCTGAAGGTTGCACCACATCCTCTATCGACTGCTTGAGTTCTGATAAATCTATCCCTATGTTGGTAAGGATTTCAATAGCTCTCCCCTCCCCTAACCTTGTCAAGCCTAAGAGGAGATGTTCGGTTCCAATATAATCATGTCTGAGCCTGGAGGCTTCGTCTCTGGCGTACTCGATTACCTTCCTGGCTTTTTCTGAGAACATCTCGTTCATAAATTATCTCCGTCTATTTTAGATACGTCATCTATATTCAATTTAAGAGAACGAACGGAAAAGTCAAATCATTTTCAAGTCGTTCCCTTTAATTTTTCTCTGATCAGCTCTGCCCGTTGAATGTCCCTCTGGTTTGGATCCATTTCCCGGTTAAAATACTTCTGCAGGTGAGCTGGAAAAGAGATGAGCAGAATCTGATTTATGGTGCTTAAAGAAACTTCAGAAATGGTTCCCATCCCCAACCCCAGTCTTATGGCAGATAAAAGATTGGTCACCTCGGTTGAGGTTATCACCCGGGCATTCTGTAAAATACCATAAGCCCTCCAGATCTTATCTTCGATCTGCTCTCTGGCATCCCGGAACAAGGTACTTCGGGCATTGTTTTCATATTCAATGATCTGTAAAGTGACTTTCTCCAGGCTTTCGATTAAATCCTCTTCAGATTTTCCTAAAGTCGTCTGGTTGGAGATCTGAAACAGGTTACCTAAAACGTCTGATCCTTCTCCATAAAACCCCCTTACAGTTAAACCTAATTTGGTCACCTGGGAGATGACGTTTTCTATCTCCTTGGTCAAAACCAGTCCTGGAAGATGGATTAAGACCGAAGCTCTCATCCCGGTTCCTACGTTGGTCGGACAAGAAGTTAAATAGCCAAAATCAGGGTCGAAATCGAATTCCAGAGAACTGGATAATTCGTTGTCAACCTTATCTGCCAGCTCAAATGCGCTTTTTATCTCCAGCCCGGACTTGAGGGCTTGAATCCGGAGGTGGTCCTCCTCGTTTATCATCAGGCTGATCTTTTCTTCTTCACCGATATACAGGGCTTTGGAACCTCCGTCCTTCATAAACTCCGGGCTTACCAAATGTCTTTCTATGAGAAAATCTTTATCTAAAGGAGAAAGCTCAGAAGAGGAATAGAATTGTCCGGACCCAAACCTGGAGTTCTTTTGTAAGGCACCCTGAACATAAGAGATGACCTTCTCCCTTTCATCTGACCGGGCAACTGAGGGAAAAGAAATTGTAGAGATATTGCGGGCTAATCTTACCCGGCTGGACAAAACTATCTCCGAATTTTCTCCTTCACCGCTTAGCCAAGCTGCAGGTTTTTTTACCAAATCGTCGAACATTTCTACTTTTTCTCCTGTAGATTTTTTATCTTATCCCGGATCGATGCAGCCATTTCGAAGTCCTCTTCATCTATGGCTTTTTTCAGTTCCTCCTGAAGCTTTCTTTCCTCTTTCAGGTATTCCATCTGCACTCCGGGCAGGTTGGGTATTTTGCCCCGATGACGATCTGAGCCATGGATTTTCCTCAGAAGGTCTTTAAGCTGGGTTCGGAAAGTCTTATAACAGCTTCCGCATCCTAATCTTCCGCGCTGGGCAAATTGAGAGAGAGTCATCCCGCAGTTAGGGCATTTGGGTTCTTTCTCTGTCCTGGGGACACCTTTT comes from Candidatus Zixiibacteriota bacterium and encodes:
- a CDS encoding UvrB/UvrC motif-containing protein; this translates as MLCDDCKKKEATIQITQIIDNQKMTLNLCQKCAEKRGFSSPFAGVPFPLAEFLSGMILPGPSGSSAGKKGVPRTEKEPKCPNCGMTLSQFAQRGRLGCGSCYKTFRTQLKDLLRKIHGSDRHRGKIPNLPGVQMEYLKEERKLQEELKKAIDEEDFEMAASIRDKIKNLQEKK
- a CDS encoding protein arginine kinase; amino-acid sequence: MFDDLVKKPAAWLSGEGENSEIVLSSRVRLARNISTISFPSVARSDEREKVISYVQGALQKNSRFGSGQFYSSSELSPLDKDFLIERHLVSPEFMKDGGSKALYIGEEEKISLMINEEDHLRIQALKSGLEIKSAFELADKVDNELSSSLEFDFDPDFGYLTSCPTNVGTGMRASVLIHLPGLVLTKEIENVISQVTKLGLTVRGFYGEGSDVLGNLFQISNQTTLGKSEEDLIESLEKVTLQIIEYENNARSTLFRDAREQIEDKIWRAYGILQNARVITSTEVTNLLSAIRLGLGMGTISEVSLSTINQILLISFPAHLQKYFNREMDPNQRDIQRAELIREKLKGTT